From one Paenibacillus terrae HPL-003 genomic stretch:
- the ccsA gene encoding cytochrome c biogenesis protein CcsA, producing MALSTLIYDSMIYVFALSLLFVFSDGIRRNASAKRTGTGLLVVVLVLQLIYMGMRTWNEGHLPILVTYDFLFLFSFILVLISLILSRYQRSEFAVLLLNIISFAVLVLNNIWMEPTDNPLGSWHTVHGLLLIHIALANLGFVAMTVAAVFSGLYLFLHRKLKVKKWNDTIRRLPSLEMMDRYTHMALLIGTPLLGVSIVVAVISIIAEERWRLLLDTKVLMTAIALCVYIVFLVSKRFNQKSGLVMAKWALVGYTLLILNFLLNSWSVFHQWTGE from the coding sequence GTGGCTTTAAGCACGCTTATATATGATTCAATGATTTATGTTTTTGCCCTGAGCCTTCTGTTTGTATTCTCGGATGGCATTCGCCGTAATGCGAGTGCCAAACGGACAGGTACAGGGCTTCTTGTTGTCGTTCTTGTGCTCCAGCTTATATATATGGGGATGAGAACCTGGAACGAAGGACATCTTCCTATTTTAGTGACCTACGATTTTTTATTTCTGTTTTCATTTATTTTGGTCCTGATTTCTTTAATACTGTCACGCTATCAGCGGTCGGAATTTGCGGTATTGCTGCTTAACATTATTAGTTTTGCGGTTCTTGTGCTCAATAATATATGGATGGAGCCCACCGACAATCCGCTTGGAAGCTGGCATACGGTGCATGGGCTGCTTCTCATCCATATCGCTTTGGCTAATCTTGGTTTTGTAGCAATGACGGTAGCGGCTGTATTTTCGGGGCTCTATCTGTTTTTGCATCGTAAATTAAAAGTCAAGAAATGGAATGATACGATTCGGCGTCTGCCGAGTCTGGAAATGATGGATCGGTATACCCATATGGCGCTGTTGATTGGTACTCCTTTGCTTGGGGTCTCCATTGTAGTTGCCGTCATTTCTATTATTGCTGAAGAACGCTGGCGTCTGCTGCTGGATACCAAAGTATTGATGACAGCGATAGCCCTGTGCGTGTATATTGTATTTTTAGTGAGTAAAAGATTCAATCAGAAGTCGGGCCTCGTAATGGCGAAGTGGGCATTAGTGGGCTACACGCTATTGATTCTTAACTTTTTGCTGAATTCCTGGTCTGTATTTCATCAGTGGACGGGAGAGTGA